From Streptomyces sp. NBC_00775, one genomic window encodes:
- a CDS encoding histidine phosphatase family protein yields MSTTSRSTTLLLARHGQTVWHAENRYAGISDVPLTDEGRAQAEALGRWAAAHPVDAIWTSTVSRAIATADPACRALGLTPHREPALRECDFGVVEGRTLAEFEAENPARAKAFRADPVSYPFPEAEDPRTAAARGAHALHRIAAAHSGERVLVVAHNTLLRLVLCSFLSIPLGEYRRVFPRLRNAAVSELCVTDREVALLSLNVPCE; encoded by the coding sequence ATGAGTACTACGAGCCGCAGTACGACCCTGCTCCTGGCCCGGCACGGGCAGACCGTCTGGCACGCCGAGAACCGCTACGCCGGCATCAGTGACGTCCCGCTCACCGACGAGGGCCGCGCCCAGGCGGAGGCCCTCGGCCGCTGGGCCGCCGCGCACCCGGTGGACGCGATCTGGACGTCGACCGTCTCCCGCGCCATCGCCACCGCAGACCCCGCCTGCCGCGCCCTCGGCCTCACCCCGCACCGCGAACCCGCCCTGCGCGAATGCGACTTCGGGGTCGTCGAGGGCCGTACCCTCGCCGAGTTCGAGGCGGAGAACCCGGCGCGCGCGAAGGCGTTCCGGGCCGACCCGGTGTCGTACCCCTTCCCGGAGGCGGAGGACCCCCGCACCGCCGCCGCCCGCGGCGCGCACGCCCTGCACCGCATCGCCGCCGCCCACTCCGGCGAACGCGTCCTGGTCGTCGCTCACAACACCCTCCTCCGTCTGGTGCTGTGCTCCTTCCTCTCCATCCCGCTCGGCGAGTACCGCCGCGTCTTCCCGCGACTGCGCAACGCGGCGGTCAGCGAACTGTGCGTCACGGACCGGGAGGTCGCTCTGCTGTCGCTGAACGTGCCGTGCGAGTAG
- a CDS encoding response regulator transcription factor, with translation MSGTALRIVVVDDHTVMRAGVVALLAAEDSIEIVGEAGDGRAALDLVERYDPDLALVDLRMPVLDGVATTAEIVARYPRTRVLILTTYDTDAEIEHGVEAGAIGYLLKDTTREQLVDAIHAAARGETVLAPRVAAKLVARMRQPAPVPLTAREVDVLNAVADGLTNAEIGRRLVIAEATVKTHLLRLFAKLDVNDRTRAVVVAMEQGLLRRP, from the coding sequence ATGAGCGGAACGGCACTGCGCATCGTCGTCGTGGACGACCACACCGTGATGCGGGCCGGGGTCGTCGCCCTGCTCGCTGCCGAGGACAGCATCGAGATCGTCGGCGAGGCGGGCGACGGACGCGCCGCGCTCGATCTCGTCGAGCGGTACGACCCCGATCTCGCGCTCGTCGATCTGCGGATGCCCGTGCTCGACGGGGTCGCGACGACCGCCGAGATCGTCGCCCGGTATCCGCGCACCCGGGTGCTGATCCTGACCACGTACGACACCGACGCGGAGATCGAGCACGGGGTGGAGGCCGGCGCCATCGGGTATCTCCTCAAGGACACCACGCGCGAACAGCTGGTCGACGCCATCCACGCGGCGGCGCGCGGCGAGACGGTGCTGGCGCCCCGGGTCGCCGCGAAGCTGGTCGCCCGGATGCGGCAGCCCGCCCCGGTGCCGCTCACCGCCCGCGAGGTGGACGTCCTGAACGCCGTCGCCGACGGTCTGACGAACGCCGAGATCGGGCGCCGCCTCGTCATCGCGGAGGCCACGGTGAAGACGCATCTGCTGCGCCTGTTCGCCAAGCTCGATGTGAACGACCGGACGCGGGCGGTGGTGGTGGCGATGGAGCAGGGGTTGCTGCGGAGGCCCTGA
- a CDS encoding sensor histidine kinase → MTALAGPTADTFWATSLRRWNTVCWVLFAAMAVGLVAMDPPGGSQYGALALLGSVVLSYAVLDRFPENPVIRPHVYLTVLVLALGGLAYLRSSYAALFMVTLPHYWMFGRTPRASMGFLGLATGTTLVGSWLQQGWSAEFFGETAVSTLIVVAVGVLIGLWAHSVVAQSAERARLIDELEQAQAQLSEAHQRQGAADERERMARDIHDTLAQGFASIVVLAEAARAGIAADPARSAQQLRSIESTARENLAEARELVSGAQQPGPGARGTAGSVVGTLRRTLDRFAEDTGLAVDADLADLDCDQQTRIALLRCTQESLANIRKHARASTVGVVLARQQYGVELEITDDGTGFVVHESTGFGLDGMRKRLAELGGRLTVTSSVGDGTRVLAVIPVEDTEGTEAAESSAGAESGATA, encoded by the coding sequence ATGACCGCTCTCGCCGGGCCCACCGCCGACACCTTCTGGGCCACGTCACTGCGCCGGTGGAACACCGTGTGCTGGGTGCTGTTCGCCGCGATGGCCGTCGGCCTGGTCGCGATGGACCCGCCCGGCGGGAGCCAGTACGGGGCACTCGCGCTGCTCGGCAGCGTGGTGCTCTCGTACGCGGTACTCGACCGCTTCCCGGAGAATCCGGTCATACGGCCGCACGTCTACCTGACCGTCCTCGTGCTCGCGCTCGGCGGCCTCGCGTATCTGCGCAGCAGCTATGCGGCGCTGTTCATGGTGACGCTGCCGCACTACTGGATGTTCGGGCGCACCCCGAGGGCCTCCATGGGGTTTCTCGGGCTCGCCACCGGCACCACACTGGTGGGGAGTTGGCTGCAGCAGGGCTGGTCGGCGGAGTTCTTCGGCGAGACGGCCGTGTCCACACTGATCGTCGTCGCCGTGGGCGTGCTGATCGGGCTGTGGGCGCACTCGGTGGTGGCGCAGAGCGCCGAACGGGCCCGGTTGATCGACGAGTTGGAGCAGGCCCAGGCCCAACTCTCCGAGGCGCACCAGCGGCAGGGCGCGGCGGACGAGCGGGAGCGGATGGCACGGGACATCCATGACACGCTCGCGCAGGGCTTCGCGTCCATCGTCGTCCTCGCCGAGGCCGCCCGGGCCGGGATCGCGGCCGATCCGGCGCGCAGTGCCCAGCAGCTGCGGTCGATCGAGTCCACGGCACGGGAAAACCTCGCCGAGGCCCGGGAGTTGGTGAGCGGCGCCCAGCAGCCGGGCCCCGGCGCCCGGGGCACGGCCGGTTCGGTGGTCGGGACCCTGCGCCGTACGCTCGACCGCTTCGCGGAGGACACCGGGCTCGCCGTCGACGCCGACCTCGCGGACCTCGACTGCGATCAGCAGACCAGGATCGCCCTGCTGCGCTGCACCCAGGAGTCCCTGGCCAACATACGCAAGCACGCCCGCGCCTCGACGGTCGGCGTGGTGCTGGCCCGGCAGCAGTACGGCGTGGAGCTGGAGATCACCGACGACGGGACCGGATTCGTGGTGCATGAGTCGACGGGCTTCGGGCTCGACGGGATGCGCAAACGGCTGGCGGAGCTGGGCGGGAGGCTCACGGTGACGAGTTCGGTGGGCGACGGGACACGCGTCCTCGCGGTGATCCCCGTCGAGGACACGGAGGGCACGGAGGCCGCGGAGAGCTCTGCGGGCGCGGAGAGCGGGGCGACGGCATGA
- a CDS encoding MMPL family transporter: MNSFTVRAARWSARHPWRAILGWLVFVVLCLGIGSAVGVNSAKTADYRVGEAGRAEAMAAEGHLERLSTEQVLISARSGGLDRSAAEAAAKDLTARMRRLPEVAGVAAPLLSENHDILMVEVSIKGEERDADAKVDALVAQTRAAQKAHPRLLLQETGSPSTSKGVDDQRDSDLALSEKITLPVTLLTLLFVFGSLTMAAVPLLLALSSIAAAVGLSMVASHLSPDTGVGTNVILMIGLAVGVDYTLFYLKREREERARSGGRLSSEALVELAAATSGRAVVVSGFAVVASTATLYLASDVIFSSLATGTIVVVLVAVASSLTALPALLVLLGKRAERRAARRAARGKPVRRRGGDGSGRLWGALLRPASRHPLATLCVSVLALLALVTPLVGLKITEMSRDTHSREIPAMRVYDRLNEAFPEQRVTHEVVVRADAARSAEVTAALHKLTELTDADRLFAGASRIRTSADHRTSVLELKVPHLGNSDEAYDSLDHLRDDYLPATLGRIDGAEYGVSGDVARYADYPAHQNSKLPLVLGALLLVTFAMTVFAFRSVVLGLLGVVLNLLSAAAALGLLVLVFQGTWAEGLLDFHSTGSIGSRVPLFLFVILFGLSMDYQVFVVSRIREAVLAGVPTRQAVLDGIRSSASVVTSAAVVMTTVFTSFVFLHIIEMKQIGFVLAAAVLLDAFIIRIMILPSAMLLLGEASWWPSRGMGRATIPRHAAPEMPVVDVR; encoded by the coding sequence ATGAACTCATTCACTGTGCGTGCGGCGCGCTGGAGCGCTCGGCACCCTTGGCGGGCCATCCTCGGCTGGCTGGTGTTCGTGGTGCTGTGCCTGGGGATCGGCAGTGCCGTCGGCGTCAACAGCGCCAAGACGGCGGACTACCGGGTCGGCGAGGCCGGCCGCGCGGAGGCCATGGCTGCCGAGGGGCATCTGGAACGCCTGTCCACCGAGCAGGTGCTGATCTCCGCCCGGTCCGGCGGCCTCGACCGGTCTGCAGCCGAGGCCGCCGCGAAGGATCTCACCGCCCGGATGAGGCGGCTGCCCGAGGTCGCGGGCGTGGCCGCACCACTGCTGTCCGAGAACCACGACATCCTCATGGTCGAGGTGTCCATCAAGGGCGAGGAGCGGGACGCCGACGCCAAGGTCGACGCGCTCGTCGCGCAGACCAGGGCCGCCCAGAAGGCGCACCCGCGGCTGCTGCTCCAGGAGACCGGAAGTCCATCCACCAGCAAGGGAGTCGACGATCAACGCGACAGCGATCTCGCGCTCTCCGAGAAGATCACCCTGCCGGTCACGCTGCTGACCCTGCTGTTCGTCTTCGGCTCGCTCACCATGGCCGCCGTGCCGCTGCTGCTCGCGCTGTCGTCGATCGCGGCGGCCGTCGGGCTCTCGATGGTGGCCTCGCATCTCTCCCCCGACACCGGGGTCGGCACGAACGTCATCCTGATGATCGGCCTCGCGGTCGGCGTCGACTACACGCTCTTCTACCTCAAGCGGGAACGCGAGGAGCGGGCCCGCTCCGGTGGCCGGCTGAGCTCCGAGGCGCTGGTGGAGCTGGCCGCGGCGACCTCGGGCCGCGCGGTCGTGGTCTCCGGGTTCGCGGTCGTGGCCTCCACGGCGACGCTGTATCTGGCCTCGGACGTCATCTTCTCCTCGCTCGCCACCGGCACCATCGTGGTCGTCCTGGTCGCCGTGGCCAGCTCCCTGACGGCGCTGCCCGCGCTGCTCGTCCTCCTCGGAAAGCGGGCCGAACGCAGGGCCGCACGGCGGGCCGCGCGCGGAAAGCCCGTACGCCGTCGGGGCGGCGACGGCAGCGGCCGCCTGTGGGGCGCGCTGCTGCGGCCCGCGAGCCGTCATCCGCTCGCCACCCTCTGCGTCTCGGTCCTCGCGCTGCTCGCCCTCGTCACCCCGCTGGTGGGGCTGAAGATCACCGAGATGAGCCGGGACACGCACTCCCGGGAGATCCCCGCCATGCGGGTGTACGACCGGCTCAACGAGGCCTTCCCCGAGCAGCGGGTGACGCACGAGGTCGTCGTCCGCGCGGATGCCGCACGCTCCGCAGAGGTCACCGCCGCGCTGCACAAGTTGACCGAACTCACCGACGCCGACCGGCTGTTCGCCGGGGCGTCGCGGATCCGGACCTCCGCCGACCACCGCACCAGCGTGCTGGAGCTGAAGGTCCCCCATCTCGGCAACTCGGACGAGGCGTACGACTCCCTCGACCACCTCCGCGACGACTACCTGCCCGCCACGCTCGGCCGGATCGACGGTGCCGAGTACGGCGTCAGCGGTGACGTCGCCCGGTACGCCGACTATCCCGCCCACCAGAACAGCAAACTCCCGCTGGTTCTCGGCGCGTTGCTCCTGGTGACGTTCGCGATGACCGTGTTCGCGTTCCGTTCGGTGGTGCTCGGTCTGCTCGGTGTCGTCCTGAACCTGCTGTCCGCTGCGGCCGCGCTCGGGCTGCTCGTGCTCGTCTTCCAAGGGACTTGGGCCGAGGGCCTGTTGGACTTCCACTCCACCGGCTCGATCGGATCGCGCGTACCGCTCTTCCTCTTCGTGATCCTCTTCGGTCTCTCGATGGACTACCAGGTGTTCGTGGTGAGCCGGATCAGGGAGGCCGTGCTGGCGGGGGTGCCGACGCGGCAGGCGGTGCTCGACGGGATCCGCAGCTCGGCGAGCGTGGTGACCAGTGCCGCGGTGGTGATGACGACCGTCTTCACCAGCTTCGTCTTCCTGCACATCATCGAGATGAAGCAGATCGGCTTCGTGCTCGCGGCGGCGGTGCTGCTCGACGCGTTCATCATCCGGATCATGATCCTGCCGTCGGCGATGCTGCTGCTCGGGGAGGCGAGCTGGTGGCCTTCACGGGGAATGGGGCGGGCGACGATTCCCCGTCATGCGGCTCCCGAGATGCCGGTGGTCGACGTACGTTGA
- a CDS encoding amino acid permease, translating into MSRTTLDAPPGTPDADASLSPGLKHGLKQRHLSMIALGGVIGAGLFVGSGAGIAAAGPSIVIAYAVSGLLVMLVMRMLGEMSAAYPSSGSFSAHAERAIGPWAGFTSGWSFWVLLCTAVGLEGIGAAKIVTGWLPGTPEWAWVALFMVVFCVANLAAVKNFGEFEFWFAALKVGAISLFLVLGVLAITGVLPGTDSPGAANLTGEGGFLPNGSEGLVIGLLASVFAYGGLETVTIAAAESENPVKGVASAVRTAMWRIALFYIGSMAVIVTLVPWDSKAVVEKGPYVAALGHLGIPGAGQLMNVVVLVALLSAMNANIYGSSRIAYSLVERGQGPKALGKVSAGVPRVAVLASCVFGFVCVVLSYWRPDDVFPWLLNMIGAVILVVWMFIAVSQLRMRRRVEREAPDKLVVRMWLFPVLTWVALAGMVAIFVLMAREPDTRVQLYSTGGMTLFLAAVGYAWQKARARA; encoded by the coding sequence ATGTCCCGCACCACCCTCGACGCCCCGCCCGGTACCCCCGACGCGGACGCCTCCCTCTCCCCCGGCCTGAAGCACGGCCTGAAGCAGCGCCACCTCTCGATGATCGCCCTCGGCGGTGTGATCGGCGCGGGCCTGTTCGTCGGATCCGGGGCCGGTATCGCCGCCGCCGGGCCCTCCATCGTCATCGCGTACGCCGTCTCCGGTCTGCTCGTCATGCTGGTGATGCGGATGCTCGGCGAGATGTCGGCCGCGTATCCGTCGTCCGGTTCCTTCTCCGCGCACGCGGAGCGGGCGATCGGACCCTGGGCCGGCTTCACCTCGGGCTGGTCCTTCTGGGTGCTGCTGTGCACGGCCGTCGGGCTTGAGGGCATCGGCGCCGCGAAGATCGTCACCGGCTGGCTGCCGGGCACGCCCGAGTGGGCGTGGGTGGCGCTGTTCATGGTCGTCTTCTGCGTCGCCAATCTGGCCGCCGTGAAGAACTTCGGCGAGTTCGAGTTCTGGTTCGCGGCCCTGAAGGTCGGCGCGATCAGCCTGTTCCTGGTCCTTGGCGTGCTGGCCATCACGGGCGTGCTGCCGGGCACGGACTCCCCGGGCGCCGCCAACCTCACCGGCGAGGGGGGCTTCCTGCCGAACGGCAGCGAGGGCCTGGTCATCGGCCTGCTCGCGTCGGTGTTCGCGTACGGCGGCCTGGAGACGGTGACGATCGCGGCGGCCGAGTCGGAGAATCCGGTCAAGGGCGTGGCCAGTGCGGTCCGTACGGCGATGTGGCGCATCGCGCTCTTCTACATCGGCTCGATGGCGGTCATCGTCACCCTCGTCCCGTGGGACTCCAAGGCGGTCGTCGAGAAGGGCCCGTACGTCGCCGCCCTCGGCCACCTGGGCATCCCCGGCGCCGGCCAGCTGATGAACGTGGTCGTCCTGGTCGCACTGCTGTCGGCGATGAACGCCAACATCTACGGCTCCTCGCGCATCGCCTACTCGCTGGTGGAGCGCGGCCAGGGCCCGAAGGCACTGGGCAAGGTCTCCGCCGGCGTCCCGCGCGTGGCCGTCCTCGCCTCCTGCGTCTTCGGCTTCGTGTGCGTCGTGCTCAGCTACTGGCGTCCCGACGACGTCTTCCCCTGGCTGCTCAACATGATCGGCGCGGTGATCCTGGTCGTCTGGATGTTCATCGCGGTCTCGCAGCTGCGGATGCGCCGCCGGGTGGAGCGGGAGGCGCCGGACAAGCTGGTCGTACGGATGTGGCTGTTCCCGGTGCTGACGTGGGTCGCCCTCGCGGGCATGGTGGCAATCTTCGTCCTGATGGCGCGGGAGCCGGACACCCGGGTGCAGCTGTACTCGACGGGCGGCATGACGCTGTTCCTGGCCGCGGTCGGCTACGCCTGGCAGAAGGCGCGCGCCCGCGCCTGA
- a CDS encoding TauD/TfdA dioxygenase family protein gives MADIEIHKVTGTIGARISGVDIAKPLDDDTVAALRAALNEHKALVFDDVDLDDEGQQAFARHFGDLTTAHPTVPAVADAPNVLPVDSERGRANHWHTDVTFVLNPPQASTLRSITVPPYGGETLIANSAAAYRDLPEPLRQLADTLWAEHTNDYDYAVPDEGVDEEQAAQRAQFTSIKYRTAHPVVRVHPLTGERGLFIGGFAQRIVGLSVGESRKILDLLQAYVTRPENILRWRWSPNQLVLFDNRITQHYAIDNYDGQPRRLHRVTVAGDVPVGVDGKESHSIAGDASHYTSVA, from the coding sequence ATGGCTGACATCGAGATCCACAAGGTCACCGGCACCATCGGCGCCCGGATATCCGGGGTCGACATCGCCAAGCCCCTCGACGACGACACCGTCGCCGCCCTGCGCGCCGCCCTCAACGAGCACAAGGCCCTGGTCTTCGACGACGTCGACCTGGACGACGAGGGCCAGCAGGCCTTCGCCCGCCACTTCGGCGACCTCACCACCGCCCATCCCACCGTGCCCGCCGTGGCCGACGCCCCGAACGTGCTGCCCGTCGACAGCGAGCGCGGCCGCGCCAACCACTGGCACACCGACGTCACCTTCGTCCTCAATCCGCCGCAGGCCAGCACCCTGCGCAGCATCACCGTCCCGCCGTACGGCGGCGAGACCCTGATCGCCAACTCGGCGGCCGCCTACCGCGACCTGCCCGAACCCCTCCGACAGCTCGCGGACACGCTCTGGGCCGAGCACACCAACGACTACGACTACGCGGTGCCGGACGAGGGGGTCGACGAAGAACAGGCCGCGCAGCGCGCCCAGTTCACCTCCATCAAGTACCGCACCGCCCACCCGGTCGTCCGGGTCCACCCGCTGACCGGTGAACGGGGGCTGTTCATCGGCGGGTTCGCGCAGCGGATCGTCGGCCTGTCGGTGGGCGAGTCCCGCAAGATCCTCGACCTGCTCCAGGCGTACGTCACCCGGCCGGAGAACATCCTGCGCTGGCGCTGGTCCCCCAACCAGCTGGTCCTGTTCGACAACCGGATCACCCAGCACTACGCCATCGACAACTACGACGGGCAGCCGCGCCGCCTGCACCGCGTGACCGTCGCCGGTGACGTGCCGGTCGGGGTCGACGGCAAGGAGAGCCACTCGATCGCGGGAGACGCCTCGCACTACACGTCGGTCGCGTAG
- a CDS encoding LLM class flavin-dependent oxidoreductase: MTRQLHLNAFLMNTGHHEASWRLPESDPHAHVELAHYVHLARIAERGTFDSLFLADGPQLWGNLAQRPAGALEPLTLLTALATATEHIGLIATASTSYNSPYNLARKFASLDIISGGRAGWNIVTTAGAEAARNFGLAEEPAHADRYARAAEFLDVSLKLWDSWEDDAIVADKAAGVWGDDTKIHPPRHQGTYFSVEGALNVPRSPQGYPLLVQAGSSEDGKAFAARYAEAVFTAQQTLADAQAFYADLKSRTAAAGRDPEHIKVLPGIVPVIGSTEAEARANEQVLEDHIVHEHGLRNLQRLLQLEPGTLELDAQLPADLPPEDAIEGAKSRYTLIVELARRERLTARQLIGRLGGGRGHLTFAGTPEQVADAIEEWFLLGAADGFNIMPAVLPSGLDLFVDHVVPILRARGLLRQEYGPRQTLRERYGLPRPANQHASALV, translated from the coding sequence ATCACACGCCAACTCCACCTCAACGCCTTTCTGATGAACACCGGCCACCACGAGGCTTCTTGGCGCCTGCCCGAGAGCGACCCGCACGCGCATGTCGAGCTGGCGCACTACGTCCACCTCGCCCGTATCGCCGAACGCGGCACCTTCGACTCGCTCTTCCTCGCCGACGGCCCGCAGCTGTGGGGCAACCTCGCCCAGCGCCCCGCCGGCGCCCTGGAACCGCTCACCCTGCTCACCGCCCTGGCGACGGCCACCGAGCACATCGGCCTGATCGCCACGGCCTCCACCTCCTACAACTCCCCCTACAACCTGGCCCGCAAGTTCGCCTCGCTCGACATCATCAGTGGCGGCCGGGCGGGCTGGAACATCGTCACCACCGCGGGTGCCGAGGCCGCGCGCAACTTCGGCCTCGCCGAAGAGCCCGCACACGCCGACCGCTACGCCCGCGCCGCCGAGTTCCTGGACGTCTCGCTCAAGCTCTGGGACAGCTGGGAGGACGACGCGATCGTCGCCGACAAGGCGGCCGGCGTGTGGGGCGACGACACCAAGATCCACCCACCGCGACACCAGGGGACGTACTTCAGTGTCGAGGGAGCGCTCAACGTGCCGCGCTCGCCCCAGGGTTACCCGCTGCTCGTGCAGGCGGGGTCGAGCGAGGACGGCAAGGCGTTCGCGGCCCGGTACGCGGAAGCGGTGTTCACCGCGCAGCAGACCCTTGCAGACGCGCAGGCCTTCTACGCGGACCTCAAGTCCCGTACGGCGGCGGCCGGTCGGGACCCCGAGCACATCAAGGTGCTGCCCGGCATCGTCCCGGTGATCGGCTCGACGGAGGCCGAGGCGCGGGCGAACGAGCAGGTGCTGGAGGACCACATCGTCCACGAGCACGGACTCAGAAATCTCCAACGCCTGCTGCAACTTGAGCCCGGAACCCTGGAGTTGGACGCCCAGCTCCCCGCCGACCTGCCGCCCGAGGACGCCATCGAGGGCGCCAAGAGCCGCTACACGCTCATCGTCGAACTCGCCCGGCGCGAGCGCCTCACCGCAAGACAGCTGATCGGGCGGCTCGGCGGCGGACGCGGCCACCTGACCTTCGCCGGCACGCCCGAGCAGGTCGCCGACGCGATCGAGGAGTGGTTCCTGCTGGGTGCCGCCGACGGCTTCAACATCATGCCCGCCGTGCTGCCCTCCGGCCTCGACCTCTTCGTCGACCACGTCGTGCCGATCCTGCGCGCCCGCGGCCTGCTGCGTCAGGAGTACGGGCCCCGGCAGACCCTGCGGGAGCGGTACGGCCTCCCGCGCCCCGCCAACCAGCACGCGTCCGCCCTCGTCTGA
- a CDS encoding ABC transporter ATP-binding protein: protein MATHTEQLTPLRTEPTVQLRGLTRSFDGRTVLDGIDLDLPAGQFTALLGHSGSGKSTLLRAIAGLDHSVTGSGQLSAPERVSVVFQDSRLLPWRRVLDNVLLGTDGREAERKGRSALAEVGLAGRERAWPNELSGGEAQRAALARSLVREPELLLADEPFGALDALTRIRMHVLLRELWERHRPSVLLVTHDVDEAIVLADRVLVLDQGRIGLDLTIEPPHPRSYRDPLLGEYRERLLAALGVTEDHK, encoded by the coding sequence GTGGCGACGCACACTGAGCAACTGACCCCCCTGCGCACCGAGCCCACCGTCCAACTCCGGGGCCTGACCCGCTCATTCGACGGCCGTACGGTCCTCGACGGCATCGACCTCGACCTCCCCGCGGGCCAGTTCACGGCCCTGCTCGGGCACAGCGGCTCCGGCAAGAGCACCCTGCTGCGCGCCATCGCCGGGCTCGACCACAGCGTCACCGGAAGCGGACAGCTCTCCGCGCCGGAACGGGTGTCCGTCGTCTTCCAGGACTCCCGACTGCTGCCCTGGCGACGCGTCCTCGACAACGTCCTGCTCGGCACGGACGGCAGGGAAGCGGAACGGAAGGGCCGCTCCGCCCTCGCCGAGGTGGGTCTCGCGGGCCGCGAGCGGGCCTGGCCCAACGAGCTGTCCGGCGGCGAGGCGCAGCGTGCCGCGCTGGCCCGTTCGCTCGTACGGGAGCCCGAACTGCTCCTGGCCGACGAGCCGTTCGGCGCACTGGACGCGCTCACCCGGATCCGGATGCATGTCCTGCTGCGCGAGCTGTGGGAGCGGCACCGGCCCTCCGTCCTGCTCGTCACGCACGACGTGGACGAGGCGATCGTGCTCGCCGACCGGGTGCTCGTGCTCGACCAGGGGCGTATCGGCCTCGACCTGACCATCGAACCCCCGCATCCGCGCTCGTATCGCGACCCCCTGCTCGGCGAGTACCGCGAACGGCTGCTCGCCGCCCTGGGCGTCACGGAGGACCACAAGTGA
- a CDS encoding ABC transporter permease, translating into MTAVSTTAAVASVAASEELPQVRRRRRLSPGKRLPASRLVGPVLFLALWAAASAAGRLDPAAIPAPWTVVKTAGHLWTDGTLPTDVLTSLQRAATGFAIGLTAGVVLALASGLSRFGEALIDGTVQLNRSIPPLGLIPLFILWLGIGETFKIAIIAIVVYIPIYLNTHAALSGIDHRYVELAEVQGLSRFAFVRQIVIPGALPGFFVGLRLGVTGSWLGLIVLEQINATSGLGYMMFQAQNYGQSDVILVGLVVYGIFGLTSDSAVRLIERRVLSWRRTLSN; encoded by the coding sequence GTGACCGCCGTGAGCACGACCGCCGCCGTCGCTTCCGTCGCCGCTTCGGAGGAACTCCCCCAGGTCCGCAGGCGCCGCCGGCTCTCCCCCGGCAAACGGCTGCCCGCCTCCCGGCTCGTCGGCCCGGTCCTCTTCCTCGCCCTGTGGGCCGCCGCCTCCGCCGCCGGCCGGCTCGACCCGGCGGCGATCCCGGCGCCCTGGACGGTGGTGAAGACCGCCGGTCACCTGTGGACCGACGGCACGCTGCCGACCGATGTCCTGACCTCGCTCCAGCGGGCCGCGACCGGGTTCGCGATCGGGCTGACCGCGGGAGTCGTCCTCGCGCTCGCCTCCGGGCTCAGCCGGTTCGGCGAGGCGCTGATCGACGGGACGGTGCAGCTCAACCGGTCCATCCCGCCGCTCGGTCTGATCCCGCTGTTCATCCTCTGGCTGGGCATCGGCGAGACCTTCAAGATCGCGATCATCGCCATCGTCGTCTACATCCCGATCTACCTCAACACACACGCCGCACTGTCCGGCATCGACCACCGCTACGTCGAACTCGCCGAGGTCCAGGGCCTGTCGAGGTTCGCCTTCGTCCGGCAGATCGTCATCCCCGGCGCCCTGCCCGGCTTCTTCGTCGGCCTGCGCCTCGGGGTGACCGGCTCCTGGCTGGGCCTGATCGTCCTGGAGCAGATCAACGCCACCAGCGGACTCGGCTACATGATGTTCCAGGCCCAGAACTACGGCCAGAGCGACGTCATCCTCGTCGGCCTGGTCGTCTACGGCATCTTCGGTCTGACCTCCGACAGCGCGGTCCGTCTCATCGAACGGAGGGTGCTGTCGTGGCGACGCACACTGAGCAACTGA